In one window of Henckelia pumila isolate YLH828 chromosome 1, ASM3356847v2, whole genome shotgun sequence DNA:
- the LOC140875466 gene encoding heat stress transcription factor A-7a-like isoform X1: MEGASSCVTAPFVMKTYQMVNDALTNALITWGCGNNSFIVLDPLDFSRKILPVYFKHSNFASFVRQLNTYGFKKVDPDRWEFANEWFLRGQTQLLSNIVRKKHSTKTYTSHHKIEDGELFDEKELVMEIAKLRQEQKSLEQELESMTRRLEATEKRPQQMMTFLYKIVDDPEILPRMILQKEKTRHLSINDSKKKRKITMSSTTSSNSSSGMAMSSSSVESEEAREDSTFKETTPISSSDGNSNTEICCQSSTQFELSSPELLHQRQSMVVPAISLESLAPASFTSSSMLSSYNEDGVFGAVSPAIDNLMDYSNFEGFNGGYFGELLTWENDSDTLPHPFPFSESGL, from the exons ATGGAGGGGGCGAGCAGTTGTGTGACGGCGCCTTTTGTCATGAAGACTTATCAGATGGTGAACGATGCGTTGACGAATGCTTTGATCACGTGGGGTTGCGGGAACAACAGCTTCATCGTTTTGGATCCGCTGGATTTCTCGCGGAAGATTTTACCCGTCTATTTCAAGCACAGCAATTTCGCTAGTTTCGTGCGCCAGCTCAATACATAC GGATTCAAAAAAGTCGATCCAGATCGCTGGGAGTTTGCAAATGAATGGTTCTTGCGTGGCCAAACACAGCTATTGAGCAACATTGTTCGGAAAAAGCATAGTACTAAAACTTACACTTCTCATCACAAAATCGAAGATGGTGAATTGTTTGATGAGAAGGAGCTAGTGATGGAGATTGCAAAGCTAAGGCAAGAGCAAAAGAGTTTAGAACAAGAGCTAGAAAGCATGACTCGTAGGCTTGAGGCAACAGAGAAACGACCTCAACAAATGATGACTTTCTTGTACAAAATTGTAGACGACCCCGAGATTTTACCCCGGATGATTCTTCAGAAAGAAAAGACGAGGCATCTATCGATCAACGACAGCAAAAAGAAGCGAAAGATAACGATGTCAtctacaacttcatcaaattctTCATCGGGAATGGCTATGTCTAGCTCATCAGTCGAGAGTGAAGAAGCTCGAGAAGATAGCACATTCAAGGAAACAACCCCAATTTCTTCCTCTGATGGAAACTCAAATACCGAGATTTGCTGCCAATCTTCGACACAGTTCGAGTTATCATCACCCGAATTGTTGCATCAGAGACAAAGCATGGTTGTGCCTGCTATTAGTTTAGAAAGTCTCGCTCCTGCCAGTTTCACGAGCTCGTCGATGCTAAGCTCATACAATGAAGATGGTGTGTTCGGGGCCGTTTCACCTGCTATAGATAACCTCATGGACTATAGTAACTTTGAAGGATTTAATGGTGGTTATTTTGGAGAACTGTTGACTTGGGAGAATGATAGTGATACACTACCTCATCCATTCCCATTCTCGGAGAGTGGCCTCTAG
- the LOC140875466 gene encoding uncharacterized protein isoform X2: MDAIPFDVEFIVVFSGFKKVDPDRWEFANEWFLRGQTQLLSNIVRKKHSTKTYTSHHKIEDGELFDEKELVMEIAKLRQEQKSLEQELESMTRRLEATEKRPQQMMTFLYKIVDDPEILPRMILQKEKTRHLSINDSKKKRKITMSSTTSSNSSSGMAMSSSSVESEEAREDSTFKETTPISSSDGNSNTEICCQSSTQFELSSPELLHQRQSMVVPAISLESLAPASFTSSSMLSSYNEDGVFGAVSPAIDNLMDYSNFEGFNGGYFGELLTWENDSDTLPHPFPFSESGL, encoded by the exons ATGGATGCCATTCCCTTTGATGTGGAGTTCATCGTAGTATTTTCT GGATTCAAAAAAGTCGATCCAGATCGCTGGGAGTTTGCAAATGAATGGTTCTTGCGTGGCCAAACACAGCTATTGAGCAACATTGTTCGGAAAAAGCATAGTACTAAAACTTACACTTCTCATCACAAAATCGAAGATGGTGAATTGTTTGATGAGAAGGAGCTAGTGATGGAGATTGCAAAGCTAAGGCAAGAGCAAAAGAGTTTAGAACAAGAGCTAGAAAGCATGACTCGTAGGCTTGAGGCAACAGAGAAACGACCTCAACAAATGATGACTTTCTTGTACAAAATTGTAGACGACCCCGAGATTTTACCCCGGATGATTCTTCAGAAAGAAAAGACGAGGCATCTATCGATCAACGACAGCAAAAAGAAGCGAAAGATAACGATGTCAtctacaacttcatcaaattctTCATCGGGAATGGCTATGTCTAGCTCATCAGTCGAGAGTGAAGAAGCTCGAGAAGATAGCACATTCAAGGAAACAACCCCAATTTCTTCCTCTGATGGAAACTCAAATACCGAGATTTGCTGCCAATCTTCGACACAGTTCGAGTTATCATCACCCGAATTGTTGCATCAGAGACAAAGCATGGTTGTGCCTGCTATTAGTTTAGAAAGTCTCGCTCCTGCCAGTTTCACGAGCTCGTCGATGCTAAGCTCATACAATGAAGATGGTGTGTTCGGGGCCGTTTCACCTGCTATAGATAACCTCATGGACTATAGTAACTTTGAAGGATTTAATGGTGGTTATTTTGGAGAACTGTTGACTTGGGAGAATGATAGTGATACACTACCTCATCCATTCCCATTCTCGGAGAGTGGCCTCTAG